A window of Deltaproteobacteria bacterium contains these coding sequences:
- a CDS encoding adenylate/guanylate cyclase domain-containing protein, which yields MSRDGDSGERTRQASVADLASGEIDRLESSLERASITRILRLQTVLDERLRERYHTLAVLFSDIAGSTSYFETHGDLAGRKMVQRHNDLLMPIIEGQDGRIIKTIGDAIMATFPDPEAAVLAAIGMQEAVAQLQSLARRAEDQLSIRIGINFGDALVNDKDGDVYGDMVNVAARVQSQAGPDQIFVSDSVRARMPDRIRLRPAGTFTLKGKTDAYPLFEVRWVGTGKHQRPTLPEVELPATLPAETSGPIEALPPPPRRRPPPRRRRPRRG from the coding sequence ATGAGCCGGGACGGTGACTCGGGCGAGCGGACCCGCCAGGCCTCGGTGGCGGACCTCGCCTCGGGCGAGATCGATCGCCTGGAGTCGAGCCTGGAGCGGGCCTCGATCACCCGGATCCTGCGCCTCCAGACCGTCCTCGACGAGCGCCTGCGCGAGCGCTACCACACCCTGGCGGTCCTCTTCTCGGACATCGCGGGCTCCACCTCCTACTTCGAGACCCACGGGGACCTGGCCGGCCGGAAGATGGTCCAGCGGCACAACGACCTGCTGATGCCCATCATCGAGGGGCAGGACGGCCGGATCATCAAGACGATCGGGGACGCCATCATGGCCACCTTCCCCGACCCCGAGGCGGCGGTCCTGGCGGCGATCGGCATGCAGGAGGCGGTCGCCCAGCTGCAGTCCCTCGCCCGGCGGGCCGAGGATCAGCTCTCGATCCGCATCGGGATCAACTTCGGCGACGCCCTGGTCAACGACAAGGACGGCGACGTCTACGGTGACATGGTGAACGTGGCGGCCCGGGTGCAGTCCCAGGCCGGCCCCGACCAGATCTTCGTCTCCGACTCGGTCCGCGCCCGGATGCCCGACCGGATCCGCCTGCGGCCTGCCGGGACCTTCACCCTCAAGGGCAAGACCGACGCCTACCCCCTCTTCGAGGTGCGCTGGGTGGGGACGGGCAAGCACCAGCGCCCCACCCTGCCGGAGGTCGAGCTCCCGGCCACCCTCCCCGCCGAGACCTCGGGACCGATCGAGGCCCTGCCGCCCCCGCCGAGGCGGCGACCCCCGCCCCGGCGCCGGCGCCCCCGCCGGGGCTGA
- a CDS encoding NADH-quinone oxidoreductase subunit A, whose amino-acid sequence MVPTLLASGSAAEGDIGAYLPAAIALALGGFIAALLIGLVTAIGTVKEKSHYKRMPYEAGSIPVGSARRRVNVQFYIVALLFIAFDLETIFLFIWAPVARELGVYGLLAMGVFLLLLILGLVYEWKKGALQWSPRTAPEGDEA is encoded by the coding sequence ATGGTCCCTACGCTCCTTGCTTCCGGGTCAGCGGCCGAAGGCGACATCGGCGCCTACCTCCCGGCTGCCATCGCCCTCGCCCTCGGCGGCTTCATCGCCGCCCTCCTCATCGGTCTGGTCACCGCGATCGGCACCGTGAAGGAGAAGAGCCACTACAAGCGCATGCCCTACGAGGCCGGCTCGATCCCCGTCGGATCGGCCCGCAGGCGCGTCAACGTGCAGTTCTACATCGTGGCGCTGCTCTTCATCGCCTTCGACCTGGAGACGATCTTCCTCTTCATCTGGGCCCCCGTGGCCCGGGAGTTGGGCGTCTACGGCCTCCTGGCCATGGGCGTGTTCCTGCTGCTCCTCATCCTGGGACTAGTCTACGAGTGGAAGAAGGGCGCCCTTCAGTGGTCGCCCCGCACCGCTCCCGAGGGAGACGAGGCATGA